The genomic segment GCAGCGCGTGCAGTACCATTGTCAAGAGGATGGCGGGATGCCAGAGGGCCTGTCCGGTCCACGTGGACGTCCCGCGCTACATACGGGCAATCGCCTCCGGCGACTACGCCGAATCCCTTGCCGTCATCCGGGAGTCCATACCCTTTCCATCCGTATGCGGGTACGCCTGTTTTGCGCCCTGTGAGAGTTTCTGCGGCAGGGGGCAATTTGACGAGCGGCTGGCAATACGTGCCTTGAAAAGGGTGGCTGCCGAAAGGGGAGGGCAAAGCTGGCGCGACGGCCTTCGGACGGAAAAACCCACCGGCAGGAAGGTCGCCGTGGTGGGGGCGGGGCCAAGCGGGCTCACGGCCGCTTATTTCCTTGCCCTCAAGGGGCACGACGTGACGGTCTTTGAAAGCAGGAGCGAACCGGGCGGCATGATGCGGTGGGCCATACCCCGCTACAGGCTGCCGCGGGAGACACTGGATGACGAAATCGAGACCATCCGGTCCCTGGGAGTGAAAATATTGACGGACGTCACCATCGAATCCGTTTCGGATCTCAGGAAGGGCGGCTTTGATGCCGTCTACCTTGCCTGCGGCGCCCAGAAGGGCAGCAGGGCCGGGGTTCCGGGAGAAGAGAGGGAAGGCGTCATGGACGCCCTTTCCTTTCTGGAGAGGGTAAGCAGTGGCTCGCCTGCTTCAGTCGGAAGAAGCGTCTGTGTTATCGGCGGGGGCAACGCCGCGATTGACGCGGCACGGAGTGCACTGAGGCTCGGAGCGGAAAAGGTGAAGATATATTACCGCCGGGGCGAGAAGGAGATGCCCGCGAGCCCGGAGGAGGTGGAGGCCGCTCGGGAGGAAGGGGTGGAGCTGAACTTCCTCGTCGCGCCCGGCAGGATAGAGAAGCAGGACACAAAACTGAAGGTGGTCTTCGACTGCATGGAGCTGGGGCCGCCGGATTCGTCCGGACGGGCAAGGCCCGTCTGCAAGCCCGGCCATGAGAGCAGCGAGACCTTTGACACCGTGGTCGTCGCCGTGGGGCAGGAGCTTGCTCCCGGAAGAATCGGCGTCAAGCTCGACGAGAGGGGCTTCATACTGGCCGGAGAGGACCTTTCCACGGACGAGGAGGGCGTCTTCGCCGGAGGGGACGCGGTGAGCGGACCGTCGTCCATCATAGAGGCCATAGCCACGGGCCGCCGGGCGGCTTCTTCAATGGATGCGTACCTCGGCGGAAACGGCGACGTCCATTTTCCGCTGGCCTCCCCGGAGCAAGAGGAGGCCCCGGAGCCGGCATCGGCGTCCGAGGCCGTGCGGCTTATGAACCTGCCCGCCGGCAGCCGGACGAGCGGTTTCGAGGTTGTGGAACAGACGCTCAAGGACTATGTGGCCCGCGAGGAGGCCAGGCGGTGCCTTTCGTGCGACCGGAGGGAATTCGAGGTCCTGCTGGACCCCGAGGCCTGCAAGGAATGCGGCTACTGCCGGGCCGTATGCCGGATGGGGGTCTTTGAGGCGGGCAGCGAGTTCAACAAGAAAGGATACCGGCCGTTCAAGGTCGTCAATCCGCAGAACTGTGTCGGGTGCATGAAGTGTTTTTACACCTGCCCGGATTTCTGCATCGAGGTTAAAGGAGCCAACAGCGGATGAAACGATATCTGGAGACGGGAAACTTTGCGATTACGGAAGGGGCGATACTTGCCGGCTGCCGCTTCTTTGCCGGCTATCCCATCACTCCGGCGACCGAGCTGGCCGAGGCGATGTCTTTGAGGCTGCCTCAGGAGGGCGGTATTTTCATACAGGGAGAGGACGAATGCGCGGCCATGCACCTGTGCATAGGGGCCGCCCTGGGCGGGTACAAGGCCATGACCGCTACCTCGGGGCCCGGCTATATTCTGTACGCCGACCCCTACGGGTGGGCCATCGGCTGTGAAATCCCCCTTGTCGTGGTCAACTCCGGGCGCGTGGGCCCGGTGAGCGGAATCACGGGAGCGCCCGGCCAGGGCGAGTTCTACCTCACCCGGTACCCTACCCAGGGGGGCAATTTCGAGACCATAGTGCTGGCCCCCAATTCGGCCCAGGAGACGATGTACATGACCGTGAAGGCCTTCTACCTGGCCGAGCGGTTCAGGACCCCGGTCACCATCCTCGCGGACCAGCTCATCACGGACGGCTTCGAGGACATTTCGGTTCCGGAAAACGAAGGCGAGATGAAGGAGATGGGGTTTGAGGTGTACCCGCGGAGGGTCAACAACGGGCCGGTTTTCTATCCCCCCACTGACGAAATCGACATTCCTCCGGTCGTCCTGGGCAAGAACACCGGGGCGCTCTGCTCCGACTGGACGCCGACCGAGGAGGGCTACGATATCGAAGAAGTAGAGGCCCACCACAAGCACGCCTACCGCCTGATTTACAAGGTGAGAAACCACAGGGACCTGGTGGAGGACCTCTATGAAAAGACGCATATGGATGACGACCCCGACTTGGTTGTCGTCTCCTTCGGCACGCCGTCCCGGGTGGTCAATACGGCGGTCAAGAAGGCCAGGGCGGAGGGGCTGAACGTCGGAGCGCTGAGGCTCAGGCATATCTGGCCTTTCCCCGACGAGCTGTTCTCCACCCCGAGGAAGTACCTGTGCGTGGAGCTGAACTGGGACGGCCAGCTGGTCAGGGAAGTGCAGAGGGCGGCGCCGAAGGACGCGGAGGTGCATTTCACAGGCATCTGCGGCGACCTGCCCTCCATTGCCGACCTGCTGGAGACGTTCACGAAGATTCTCCAAGGCAAGGCCCTGGAGCGCCAGGGCTGGAAGATGGAGGCCTGGTAAAATGGACTATCTGGCAAACAAGTATCTGAGGTTCCGCAAGACGCCCAGCACCGCCTGCACCGGCTGCGGCCTGGGAATAAACCATAAGGCCGTGCTCCAGGCCGTATACGAGCTGGGCCTCGAGGTCGAGGACGTCGTCTGGGGCACGTCCATAGGATGCGCCGGACGGCAGACCTTCGGCATGTGGAAAGGGGACGGCTTCGCCGGAACGCACGGCCGCGTATATGCCATTGCCCGGGGGCTCAGGCTGGCGCTGCCCCCGGAGAAGAAGATAATCCTTACCGTTGGGGACGGGGACGCCTTCGGCATCGGCCTGCTGCACCTCATTCATGCCGCACGCTCCAACGCCGACCTGACGGTGGTTGTCAACGACAACCTGGGCTACATGTCCACCGGAGGACAGTACGGCTGGACCACGCCCCTGGGGACCAGGACGGACAGCAGCCCCTACGGGATGTATGAGCAGAACCTGGTTCGGGAGGGCATGGACGTCCTGGGTGTGCTCCAGCACGCCGGCGCCACCTTCCTGGCCCGGCACGTGTCGATGGACGGCTCCCGCGCCACGGGCAGCATCAAGAAGGCGATACAGAACAAGGGACTCTCGCTGGTCCATATGATATACCCGTGCCCCACGAACTTCGGAAGCCGGGAGCTGGGGACCAGGGACGCCCTCAGCATTTACAACTGGATACGTGAGAGGAGCGCTCCCCTGGAAAAGGCCGGCGAGGATACGCTCTGGGCCACGGGGGTCTATCACGACGCCAGCAACAGCAGGCCGGAATTCTCCGAAGACATATTGAAGAACGTAGAGAAAATCAGGAGGGCTGCCGCGGTATGAAAACGAGGACGGAAATCCTGGCCAGCGGCTTCGGCGGGCAGGGCGTGGTAAGGCTCGGCCAGATTCTGGGCGAGGCCGCCGTCAGGCAGGGCTACAGAGTCACGATGCTCAAGAGCCATGGGACCGAGATGAGGGGAGGATACGTGCGCAGCCAGGTCGTCATCTCCACCGAGACGATCGACAGCCCCATTGTGGAATCCCCGGATGTCTTCGTCGCGCTCTCCCTGGCTGCCTACAACACCTTCAAGCACCTTATGAGGGATGGAATGATAATCTACGACCCGGCTTTCGTTGCCGTGGACGAAAGCCTGGGCTGCGTTCAGCACGCCGTGCCGGCCAAGGACATCTCCGTGGAGAGGTTCGGCCGGCCGGTATTCGCCAACACTGTGATGCTCGGCGTTCTGGCCAGCACGGTCGAGGTGCTCGACCCGCAGACGGTCCTGGAGAGCATTTTCCAGGTCATCCCGAAATTCCAGGACCAGAACAGGGAAGCCTTCATGATAGGCATGACGTTGCTTGAGACGGCCAAAAAGAAGTAAAACAAAAGGGGAAGCGAGGTGCAATGACCAAAGGCGTAAAAGGGGCAGACCACCCCTGGTACAAGGTGTGGCCGGGCCATCTCTCCAGGAGGTTCAGATACCCGAGAGTGCCGGCCGGTTGGCTCCTCGAGCGCAATCTGAAGAAATTCGCCGACAGGACCGCCGTCATATTCCTCGACCACGAAAGCCTCGAGGAGCTGGAACGGGTCACCTACGGGGAACTTTTCAGAAGGGCACGGGCCCTGGCCGCGGGGCTCAGGGAGTTGGGGGTCGGCAAGGGAAACAGGGTTGCCACCCTCCTGCCCAACTCCCCCGCTATAATCACCAGTTATAACGCAGCCTGGCTTGCTGGGGCGGCGATAACCCCGTGCAACATCATGGCCCAGGAAAAGGAGCTCGATTACCAGCTCAGGGACTCCGCCGCCAGTGTGCTCATCGCCGCCGAAAGCATGGCGGAGCTCGCCCTGAGTGCCGCGGGCAGGCGCGGCATGAGGGTCATCTTCGCCCCCACGGGAGAGAGGCACAGGGCAAAGCCTCCCAGAGGGGTCCTTCACTTCGACGACCTCCTTCAGGTGGACAAGCCCCTGCCGGAAGTCGAGGTGAATCCCGCCAAAGACATGGCGGTCCTGCTCTACACGGGCGGGACGACGGGGGAGCCCAAAGGGGCCATGCTGACCCATCGCAACATAGTCGCCAACACGATACAGTTTGCCCGGTGGTACCGGTTCCGGGAAGGGCGGGAGACGACCATATGCACAATCCCCATGTCCCACAGCGGCGGCATGAGCGGGGTGATGAACGTTCCACTGTTTTCGGGGGCCACGCTCGTCGTGATGAAGAGGTTCAAGGCGGCCTCCGTGGCCAGGAGCATAGAGAAGTACAGGGCTACCCGCTTCTTCGGCGTGCCCACCATGTACATAGCCATTTTGAACGACCCTGAGGCCTCCGTGTGTGACCTGTCCTCGCTCCGCGCCTGCCGCACCAACGCCGCCCCCTTGCCGGTAGCCGTCAAAGAGGCGTTTGACGGCAGGGTGGGCAAGGAGGTCCTGGTGGAAGGCTACGGGCTGACGGAGACCAGCCCGCTGACGCACGCCAACCCGCTGGACAGGCCGGTACCGGGCTCCATAGGCATCCCGCTGCCCGATACGGACTGCAAGATAGTGGACCCGCAGACCGGGGAGGACCTGCCGGCGTGCTGCGAGGGGGAGCTCGTCATACGGGGCCCCCAGGTGATGAAGGGATACTGGAACAAGCCCAAGGCCACGAGCAAGGCCATGGCCGGCGGATGGTTTCATACGGGGGACGTGGCGCGGATGGACGAGGACGGGTACTTCTACATCGTCGACAGGATGAAGGACATGATAAATTGCGGCGGATACAAGGTATGGCCTCGCGAGGTCGAAGAAGTGCTCTACGCCCATCCCGGCGTGAAACTGGTAACGGTAATCGGCGTGCAGGACGACTACTACGGGGAAATCGTCAAGGCCTTCGTGGTGCCGGGCAACGACGGGGTTACCGTCGGGGAACTCGTGGAGTTTTGCAAGAGCAAAATGGCCAGGTACAAGGTGCCCAGGGTCATGGAGTTCAGGGATTCCCTGCCCATAAGCCCCCAGGGCAAGGTCCTGCGCAGGGTCATGCGGGAGGAGGTCCGCAGCGGCGGCAGCTGCGGGGCATGCAGTGTGCAGGGGAGGGACGAGGAGGATTGAGAAAGAGAACCTTTCTTCGTATGAACTGAAAGGGAAACCGAGGGAGGCAACATGAGAACCAGGATAGTGGGAATCGGGCAGGTCGTGCTCGCGGTGTTGCTCGTGTTCGGGCTCGCTGCTCCGGCGTTGGCCGGACAGTACCCGGACGAACCGGTGAAGCTGTACGTTTCGTACTCTCCGGGCGGGGCCACGGATTTTCAGGCCCGGATAGTCACCATGAAGGCGCAGGATTACCTGGGCCAGCCCATAGTGGTGATAAACAAGCCCGGCGGCGGGGGCATGGTCGGCTGGAACTGGTTCGTCACCTCCGCCAAGGACGACGGGTATGAGCTGGTGGCCTATAACATACCGCACTTCATCGCCCAGTCCATCGTGTACCCGAAAAAGGCGAAGTACAACATCAACAACATGGAGCCGGTGGCCAACTGGGGGACCGACCCCGCCGTTCTGGTCGTGCCCAAGGACAGCCCGTTCAACTCGGTGTCCGACCTGGTGGACTATGCCAAGAAGAACCCCGGCAAGCTCACCGTATCGGGCGCCGGCCTGTACGTCGGCCACCACATAGCCCTCCTTCAGCTTGAGAAGGCGACCGGGATGAAGGCTCGTTACGTGCCTTACAAGGGCGGGGCGCCGGCCCTGCTCGGGGTCATCAGCGGCGAGGTCAAGGCGGGCTTCAACAATCTTTCCGACGCGTACAGAAGCAGGGACAGGCTGAAAATCCTGGCGGTAGCGGACCTGGAGAGAGACTCCTTCCTGCCGGATACGCCCACTTTCCTGGAACTGGGATTTAACGTCGACGACACCAGCAACAACCGCCGGGGCATAGCGGCGCCCAAGGGCACCCCGCCGGAGCTTCTGGAAAAACTTTCCACCGATTTTGTCAAGATGTTCAACGACAAGAAGATCCAGAGCAAGATGAAGCAGACCGGCTGCGGCCTCAAGGTGATGGGGCGCGACGACCTGAGAAAGGAGTGGCAGAGGGTCCAGGACACGCTGACAGTGGTCCTGAAGGGCCTGCGCGCAGACTAATATAGCGAACGAGCGGGAGGGAGAGCGAGCTTCCGGCGCGCTCTCCTCCCGTTTCATGGGGGAAGGGCAGTCATATGCTCGAGGGGATAACGGGTGTCTTAGGCAACCTGTCCAACGTCTTCACCTTCTATAACATGGTGATCCTCCTGGCCGGGGTGCTGGGAGGCCTTGTACTGGGTGCGCTGCCCGGCATCAGCCCCACTCTGGCGGTCGCCCTGCTCGTGCCTTTTACTTTCTACATGAACCCCCTCAGCGGCCTCATCCTGCTCGGCGCCGTGTACATGGCATCGGTTGCGGGCGGTGCGATATCGGCCATCCTCATTAATGTGCCGGGAGCCCCCGCCAATATCGCAACCATGCTGGACGGCTACCCCATGGCCAAAGCCGGGAAGGCCAGGTCCGCCCTGTACACCTGTTTCATAAGCTCCTTCATGGGCGGCATCTTCGGCATGGCCGTCATGATACTCCTTACGTTTCCCCTGGCGGAATTCGCTTTGAGGTTCCGGTCGGTGGAGATTTTCTGGACCGCCATCCTCGGCATGACGGTGGTGGCCGGGCTGGGCTCGGGCAGCGTGGTCAAGTCCCTCGTTGCCGCGGCCTTCGGCGTGTGGCTCAGCACGATAGGGCCGAACCCGACGACCGGGGAATTCCGGTTCGTCTTCCACGACGCCCTGGCGGGTGGAATAAACATAATCCCCGCGCTCATCGGCCTCTTCGCCATCCCGCAGGTATTTACGCTCATCGAGAACTTCGGCACGGAAAGGTCCGGCGTGCGCGTGGAGGACGAGAAGGGCGGCCTGTGGAGAACGTTCCGGAAAACCGCCGGGATGTTCCGGGTTCAGGGCATGGGTGCGGTCATCGGGTCGGTCATCGGGCTCATTCCCGGCGTGGGCGGGCAGGTCGCCGGAATAGTCTCTTATGACCAGGTCAAAAAGTACTCCCGCAACCCCGAAAAGTACGGCACGGGCATAGCAGAGGGCGTGGCGGCCGCAGAGAGCGCCAACAATGCCATGGTGGGCCCGTCGCTGGTGCCGCTTCTGACCCTGAGCATCCCGGGCAGCCCGACGGCGGCCGTCCTTCTCGGCGGCCTGCTCATCCACGGAATATTTCCGGGGCCGGACCTTTTCCGCCTGCACGGAAATATCGTGCATTCATTCATAGGCAGCCTTCTTCTGGCGCAATTCGTCATGCTCGTCTTCGGCTTGGGGCTTTCGCGGTATTCCGGCTGGATAATGAAGGTCGACGACATGTACATGGCCGCCTCCATCATCGTCCTGGCTGTCTTCGGCACATACAGCGTGAACAACAATTTCAACGAAGTCCTGATCATGTTCGCGGTGGGGTTCCTGATGTATCTGGGAGGCAGGGTGGGATTTTCCGCCGCACCGGTGGTGATGGGGCTGATACTGGGAAGGATAGCCGAGAACGCCTTCCTCAAAAGCATGCTGATAGCTCGTGCCGGAGAGGGCATGCTGAAGTATTTCTTCACCGGATGGATAAACGTGGTCATCATACTCTTGTGCGTTGCGTCCCTGCTGTTCGGCGTTCAGGGGATGATAAAGGGCAGGGTGCGGAAGGGCAGAACCGTGAGGGACCTGCACGTTTCGTGCGTCGTCCTGGCGTTTTCCCTGCTGGTCTATTTTTACGGTTTGAACGTCAGGGACCCCCTTTCGGCCATATTTCCCGCAGCCACCCTTCTCATAATGGCGGGCCTTGCGGCCGTCGCACTGCTTCAATCCTTGTATTCCCTGCTGAAAGGGAAAGAAGAGGAAGAGAGTGAGCCCCCCTTGCCCATGGCCCGGATAATCGGCGCCATCACCCTGGTCGTCCTGTATTTCGTCGCCCTTACCTCTCTGGGCTTTTACTTCAGTTCGTTCGTTTTTTACTTCATTTTCATCACCGTCCTCATGTTCAGGATGTTCAGGAAAAAGGACTTCCTGAGTCCCGTCCTGAGCCGGGCGTTCGTGGCCGCCGCTTTCGTTTCGGTGCTTTACATTCTTTTCAACGTCATCCTGAATGCTTCTCCGCCCAAGGGGCTGATAATATAGGCTGCGGCGGGTGGCCGACTCTACCGGCGTTCTGAAGAGGTTCGATTGGGATTGTTGATTGGCCTTGGGGCGGGTCTGTTCGGCGGTTTGCTGGGCATAGGCGGGGGGTTCATAATGATTCCCCTGATGGTCAGGTTCATGAGGGTCCGCCAGCATGTTGCCCACGGCACGAGCCTGGCCGTTCTGGTTTTCATCGGCCTCTCCGGCGCGCTCTCCTATGCCCTGAAGGGCTCCCTCGATATTGCGGCCTTTTTGCTGCTTGCCGCCACCTCAGTGGTGACCGCTTATTTCGGAGCCAGGGTTGCTCATGCGCTGCCCGAGCAATTACTGAAGAGGTTCTTCGGCGCGTTTCTTCTATTCGTTGCCATTTTCATGCTCCTGAAACCCCATCTCTGGAGCGCGGCTTTCGCCCCGGCCCTGCGGTACAGGGTCGTCGTGCTTGCGCACTTTCGGCTGGGGAATGTGAAAGCGAGGTTAATAGGCCAGCTTGTCACGGGCGTGATTGCCGGGTCTTTTCTGGGAGGCACGTTCGCGCATTTGTTCCCGGAAAATGCGCTCCGGTCCTTGTTCGGCATCGTCCTTGTCTGGACGGCATGGAGATACCTGGCACCGGGCAGGTGGGTAGGGGAAGGCGGGACGAACGCGGACAAATGAGTTACTGACCCGCAACGCGAGCGCGTTTCCTCTGGCTCTGACGCTTCAGGCGGCCAGTGTCTGGGCGGTGGAGGAGCCTGGATGGGAGCGTTCATCGTCAGTCAGTGCGGCAGCCCGTAATTGAAATCATTGCGATGGCGTTGATATGTATTTCACAAATTACTTCCAGTAACAAACGGTTGACATTAGTCATCAGGAAATATAGATTACATCCAGTAATGTATAAGTTTTTCCTTATCACGGCATTTACTTTGGCTTTGCTATGCATGGGCATGGGGGCGTCAAACGTGGCGGATGCGCAGGAGGTTAAGAAGTACGCCACGGTTCATGAAGGTCCGGTCGCCATATTCATCGAGCCGACGGACGAAGAGAGAGAGGCCTTGAAGAAGGAGCGCGGCGAGGAGGACTTCGATACCATAGCTGACGACATCATGTGGTACGACTGGCGGGCGACGGAGTTCCTGAGTAAAAGGGACATTCCCTTCTGCTTTACGACAGAGGAGCACCACGAGTTCATAACGGTGGACGATAAGAGATATTCCGTGGACAAGGAATGCCGCTACTGGTGCCTGTTGCTCTGGAACGGCAAAGACGAGCCTGTGTACACAGACTCAATAGACATAGATATGTACGAAGATTACCTTATGGGGGAATGACAACTACTTCCTGGAGGTTGCATCAGGTTCGTCTTCCGATAACTACGTAGTTCCCCTCCGACTCCGCAAAACCGCATTTTGCTCATAGATGCGGATTACAAGAGCAAGCGCGACAAGGTTTCCAGCGCAGACCTTGAACCGATATTTGTGAACCCGCTGTGCACGAACACCCGCCTTAGTGCACAGCGGGTCAGGCTACTAATTACAGGCGCCCTCCGTCTGGGGGGCGGCCCCGCACTCGGCCCTGATGCAGGGCCTTGCCTCGTTGCACCCCTGCTCTTTCAACTCAGCCAGGACCATGTCCGCCACCTTCCGCGCCGTCGCGTTGCGTTCTTCCTCAGGGACAGAGTCGATATCAAAACGGTCGGTGTACTTTCTGTAGAAGGAAAGGGCATCGAGCCTGACCAGATTCTCCTTGCCGAGCAGATTTTCGAGAATTCTGCCGTGGCAGCCCAGGAAGCAGCCGTCGATGAGGACGACTTTCCCTGAGTTCTTCACCCAGCGGGCCAAGGCCGAATGGGGCACCGCAAACAATTCCCCGTGACAGCCACGGCGGTAGGGCTCTTCCTTTGCCACGAGGTTTGCCGCGAGACGGGCGATTTCTCCCCGTATGCACGCTCCCTCGCAGGAGAGGACGGGAATTTTCCCCTCCTCAAGATTTCTGTTTCCGACCTTCTCCCCCACGGGGCAGGTCCTTTCGGTCCTTGTAACCTCAAGGGTATACACGGTGTTTGACTTTTCCATCGCACCCTCCGATGTTATTCAGTTTTTTCCGCTTCGGGCTCGCAACAGGATTGCTTTTGCATGGCTTCCATCATGCGCCTCATCATGGATAAGCAATCGGGGGAACCCCCCGGGGCAGCACAACACGTGCCCATTTTCTCAAACATCGTCTTGAAGTCCCCGGGGTTGCACCCGAAGCCGGCATCCTTTGCCTTATCTTCCTTCCGTGTCTTCTCTCCACAATGCATTTCAATGCCTCCCACTCGTTTGATTCAACCGACCTCGACGTATGAAATCAGCTGTGCCCGGTTAAGGTCCTTTTTCTGTCTTCGTACTCCTCCTTGTTTATCTCCCCCAGGGCGTACCGCTTGTCGAGCACGTCCATTGCCGAATCCGAAGCCTCCATGCCCCTGCTGTCTGCGTCATGGGTATCGCGCCCGCCCATCATACAGCCCATGCGGCCCCGCATCATGAAGATGCAGAAAACGACCATGATGATGGGGAATATCCACCAAAGGGAGAAACCGTAGAACGCCGAGCCGAACATCCCAATCACCTCCTTTTCCCTGTAGACGGGGCAAGGGGCGAAAAGGATACAGGCTCAGGTGGATTCCTTGAAATCTCTGAGGGCGGTCTTGAGGTCGCAGGAAAATACGTTCCGCTCGTCACGGTAGAAGCTGCAGTGGGCCTCGAACTCTCTCTTCAGTCGTGCCCTCGCGCGATGCAGCCGTATCTTCACGGTATCGAGACTGACTCCGAGGATTTCGGCAACCTCGCGGTTTTTGAAGCCCTCGATCTCTTTGAGTATGACGACGGTCCTGTAGTCCGCCGGGAGCCGGAAAATAAAGTCCCGAATGCACTCGTTCATTTCCGTCCGTATAAGCTGCCGGTCAAAGGAAATCATCTTTTGCCCCGTCCATACATCCATATCCGCCGTCTCGGCTGCTCTTTCTTCGGTTGAACGGTCCCGGACGGTTCTCTGAAAGGACGGACTGCGCTGTCTATCCAGGGCGGCATTGGTCGCGATTCGGTAGATCCACGTGGAAAAGGACGACTCGCCCCGAAATCCTTCCAATGCCTGATTAACCTTCATGAAGACTTCCTGCGTGAGGTCTTCGGCCTCGCGCTCTCCCACCAGTCGTGTCAGGTAATGGAGCATCTTGGGATGAAAGGTGCTGTAGATATCCTGGAAATTCAATTCGGTGTCGCTCATCCGCTACCTCCCCTCGGCGAAGGATGAGGATGCCATAACGTAATTATATTACGTATTGCTGAGTTTCGCCAGAGTCCTCTGAGAGCCCACGTTGAGTAGAGGGAAGCGCAACCCAATAATTCATTTTGGAGACTTTTGGCGGTACTTCGCACAGACTGTAAACCCCGGGGTATGCGACCTTCTGGATGAAATCTTCGAAAGTTGCGACTTCCAATACCTGTGGCTTCGTAGGTGTAAGTCGCAACTGGAGATAATCGTTCATTGCTTGAAGGCGCCTCGGGGTACGCCTTTTGTCATGGCTGAAGTGAGCATTGCCGCCGCCAGGGATGCCTCGGCCAAAGGACGCTCACCGTTTTCCTGAGATGTGCGACCCCACCCGGGTTCGGAATTGGACCATAAAAGCGGTTACCAAGACGGTTACCGAAGAAAAGGGGTTACGGTTCGTGCCCCGTAACCCCTTGATTTTTCTGGGGGGCCGTCGGGGATTCGAACCCCGGACCCGCTGATTAAGAGTCAGCTGCTCTACCAGCTGAGCTAACGGCCCAACGCTTTAATACTAAAACAGTTTCCGGCACCTTTGCAATCTCATCGGCCGAAACCCGGGCATCCCCGAAGAAAGTGGCGCGCCTGAGAGGATTCGAACCTCTGACACCCGGCTCCGGAGGCCGGTGCTCTATCCACTGAGCTACAGGCGCTTCCTTCCAGGATGCTCTATGGGGTGGGCGAGGGGACTTGAACCCCCAACACCTGGAGCCACAGTCCAGTGCTCTGACCAATTGAGCTACGCCCACCGACCCGCCGAAGCGGCTGAGGACAAACCATATTATACCCTATGCCGAAAGCCCGTTGCCAGCGCAAAGCGCCCGGCGCCCCCTTGCTTCCCGTGACGCGCCGGGAAGCATTATACCATCGGGGGCCTGGGAATTTCCGCCGGGCAGACCCGTGCCGGATGCGTCCTATTGCCCTTCCGCGGCCTTTTTGCTATCATGTCCCTTCATGAAGCGACGGCCGGAGGTGGCCTCCTCTGCCATGATGAAGCCTTCCCTCAGGGACATCTTCTCCTGTGCGCTCTGCGCGGTCATTTTCATGCTTCTGGCCCTTCCTGCCCCGGCCTCGCCTGCGGAGAAGCTTGAGCTCACCCTGGAGGAGGCCGTGGATATGGCCCTCGAGAAGAACCTCTCGCTCAAGAGCGAGCGCTATTCGGTGCCCATCTCCGAGGCCGACCTGCTGGCCGAGAAGGGCGCCTTTGACCCGGCGGTGGGGCTGAACCTTTCCAACCTCTCGGCCAAGAGGGAAAGCCCCTCGCTCCTGACGGGCACGAAGGAAGACCATTTCACGGGCGAGCTTTCGTTTGGGGGCAAGATAAGGCTGGGCACCACGTACAAGCTCGACTGGTCGAGCGAGCGGGTGAAGAGCAACCTGGAATTTCTCACCATCAACCCTTTTTATAGCTCCGACCTTACCCTCACCCTTACGCAGCCGCTTTTGAAGGGCCGGGGCCCCCGGGTGC from the Nitrospirota bacterium genome contains:
- a CDS encoding tripartite tricarboxylate transporter permease, which produces MLEGITGVLGNLSNVFTFYNMVILLAGVLGGLVLGALPGISPTLAVALLVPFTFYMNPLSGLILLGAVYMASVAGGAISAILINVPGAPANIATMLDGYPMAKAGKARSALYTCFISSFMGGIFGMAVMILLTFPLAEFALRFRSVEIFWTAILGMTVVAGLGSGSVVKSLVAAAFGVWLSTIGPNPTTGEFRFVFHDALAGGINIIPALIGLFAIPQVFTLIENFGTERSGVRVEDEKGGLWRTFRKTAGMFRVQGMGAVIGSVIGLIPGVGGQVAGIVSYDQVKKYSRNPEKYGTGIAEGVAAAESANNAMVGPSLVPLLTLSIPGSPTAAVLLGGLLIHGIFPGPDLFRLHGNIVHSFIGSLLLAQFVMLVFGLGLSRYSGWIMKVDDMYMAASIIVLAVFGTYSVNNNFNEVLIMFAVGFLMYLGGRVGFSAAPVVMGLILGRIAENAFLKSMLIARAGEGMLKYFFTGWINVVIILLCVASLLFGVQGMIKGRVRKGRTVRDLHVSCVVLAFSLLVYFYGLNVRDPLSAIFPAATLLIMAGLAAVALLQSLYSLLKGKEEEESEPPLPMARIIGAITLVVLYFVALTSLGFYFSSFVFYFIFITVLMFRMFRKKDFLSPVLSRAFVAAAFVSVLYILFNVILNASPPKGLII
- a CDS encoding tripartite tricarboxylate transporter substrate binding protein codes for the protein MRTRIVGIGQVVLAVLLVFGLAAPALAGQYPDEPVKLYVSYSPGGATDFQARIVTMKAQDYLGQPIVVINKPGGGGMVGWNWFVTSAKDDGYELVAYNIPHFIAQSIVYPKKAKYNINNMEPVANWGTDPAVLVVPKDSPFNSVSDLVDYAKKNPGKLTVSGAGLYVGHHIALLQLEKATGMKARYVPYKGGAPALLGVISGEVKAGFNNLSDAYRSRDRLKILAVADLERDSFLPDTPTFLELGFNVDDTSNNRRGIAAPKGTPPELLEKLSTDFVKMFNDKKIQSKMKQTGCGLKVMGRDDLRKEWQRVQDTLTVVLKGLRAD
- a CDS encoding putative zinc-binding protein, yielding MEKSNTVYTLEVTRTERTCPVGEKVGNRNLEEGKIPVLSCEGACIRGEIARLAANLVAKEEPYRRGCHGELFAVPHSALARWVKNSGKVVLIDGCFLGCHGRILENLLGKENLVRLDALSFYRKYTDRFDIDSVPEEERNATARKVADMVLAELKEQGCNEARPCIRAECGAAPQTEGACN
- a CDS encoding SHOCT domain-containing protein; this translates as MFGSAFYGFSLWWIFPIIMVVFCIFMMRGRMGCMMGGRDTHDADSRGMEASDSAMDVLDKRYALGEINKEEYEDRKRTLTGHS
- a CDS encoding sulfite exporter TauE/SafE family protein → MGLLIGLGAGLFGGLLGIGGGFIMIPLMVRFMRVRQHVAHGTSLAVLVFIGLSGALSYALKGSLDIAAFLLLAATSVVTAYFGARVAHALPEQLLKRFFGAFLLFVAIFMLLKPHLWSAAFAPALRYRVVVLAHFRLGNVKARLIGQLVTGVIAGSFLGGTFAHLFPENALRSLFGIVLVWTAWRYLAPGRWVGEGGTNADK
- a CDS encoding sigma-70 family RNA polymerase sigma factor, producing MSDTELNFQDIYSTFHPKMLHYLTRLVGEREAEDLTQEVFMKVNQALEGFRGESSFSTWIYRIATNAALDRQRSPSFQRTVRDRSTEERAAETADMDVWTGQKMISFDRQLIRTEMNECIRDFIFRLPADYRTVVILKEIEGFKNREVAEILGVSLDTVKIRLHRARARLKREFEAHCSFYRDERNVFSCDLKTALRDFKEST